The Lolium perenne isolate Kyuss_39 chromosome 6, Kyuss_2.0, whole genome shotgun sequence genome segment GCTCACCCTTAGCCATCATGAGTGTGCCGTGCTCTGACCAGGAGTTAAGGccggtgaaggcgaaggctgcaagtttgcccccgggtgtgactgcggagcggtgttggtgcggccgtcttgctaaggttaagcaggtggaggatttctccgattcgttcggcatgaaatttttcatgtgtgcgagctatgagcatgatccaccctgtagttcagcttcgtcgtccaccaggccgccGGGAAGATGTGAGCGGGAAAAATTAGGCGGGAAAAAGTGGCGGCAGATTTGGGCGGGAATAAATGGCGGGAAGATTGAGCGGGAAAAATTGGGCGcgaaaaattggcgggaaacaaacgAGCCAAAATTTCTGACACAACATTTTTGCGGCAAATTCATTTCACATTAGTACtaaaactgaaattaagatacattgcAGCTGAATTTAAAATACGGCTTATCACTACAACagaatttaagatacaacgacaaactataactgaaattaagatacatagccagtaggtcacaTCACTCTACTTTCCCCGTCCACCGTGGCCATTTTCCGgacttgtcgccgcgttcttctgccacttgcgcctcagcagctctttcccttagtctcttTCTCTCCGCTTCACGAGCCTCCTTACGCACATCTTCCTCTGCaaacctacgtgcagcctcatcatccatcctcttctgattcacctcgCGATTACGAGCTTGTTCCGCCCTTAGTTTCTGTATCTGCCTCTCTCGCTCTGCCTTTTCATTTGCACGAACCTTTTCTCTACGCTCCTCCTCAAAGAACGTTGCCCACGCACGCCGGTGTTTCTCCTCAACCTCCTGGCGCGCCCAATCTGGCTGCTCcgtgtctatccagtgaaaccatttgCATAGGGGCGGGGGAGACTGCAACACAAATAGTAACATTAAATCACATTCATAAATAAATTTATGCCTACATAAAATTATGTCGAAACATACCggcggcctggtggacgacgaagctgaactacggggtggaacatgctcatagctcgcacacataaaaaatttcatgccgaactggtcggagaaatcctccacctgcttaaccttagcaagacggccgcaccaacaccgctccgcagtcacacccgggggcaaacttgcagccttcgccttcaccggCCTAAACTCCTGGTCAGAGCACGGCACACTCATGACGGCTAAGGGTGAGCCAA includes the following:
- the LOC127306805 gene encoding uncharacterized protein; protein product: MSVPCSDQEFRPVKAKAASLPPGVTAERCWCGRLAKVKQVEDFSDQFGMKFFMCASYEHVPPRSSASSSTRPPSPPPLCKWFHWIDTEQPDWARQEVEEKHRRAWATFFEEERREKVRANEKAERERQIQKLRAEQARNREVNQKRMDDEAARRFAEEDVRKEAREAERKRLRERAAEAQVAEERGDKSGKWPRWTGKVE